The following coding sequences are from one Sulfurimonas crateris window:
- a CDS encoding BatD family protein: protein MRTITKLLFLLLLSLSSAYAQVVAKVSPKEVELGEMVTYSLSISGEDITRPNIRRLCDSDVISTSSQTSMQITNGSINKNYTLSYRFVPQKSCVIDPTEVEVDGKTESSNSVEVKVIPVSGAKDLDFVLKLESSKKELFVGEAFDLTLTFKQRSDAEAVDSEFTPPELKGFWIKSESEPKRYQDSKYTITEIVYSLAPQRAGELKIPQAQMRIASRGSRASNWGDWIPTIKWKTYFSNELSFDVKPLPSGVTLVGDFAIEAVADKREIKANEAVNITITLSGDGNFEDIKSFKPAMDDVAVFDEKISVEGNKLTQKIAFVSDRDFTIPSFSLRYFDPETKEVKELSTKEIKIDVTNELSREELVIKKEERASVGQTQGASVSKEYDMLTLIIIFIGGVAAGIAIMLYRPNFSFEKRAKEGSIKDPKILLTKLLPFKDDKEVAKMVEILEKNIYLNEKTEIDKKALKELLKRYGVN, encoded by the coding sequence ATGAGAACAATAACTAAATTACTATTTTTACTACTCCTATCTTTAAGCAGTGCATACGCACAAGTTGTCGCAAAAGTGAGCCCAAAAGAGGTTGAACTAGGCGAGATGGTGACATACTCGCTTAGTATCTCTGGAGAGGATATAACAAGACCAAATATACGCAGATTGTGCGATAGTGACGTTATCTCTACAAGCTCTCAGACAAGTATGCAGATAACCAACGGGTCGATCAACAAAAACTACACGCTAAGTTACAGGTTCGTGCCTCAAAAAAGCTGTGTGATAGACCCTACAGAGGTTGAAGTTGACGGTAAAACCGAGTCCAGTAACAGCGTCGAAGTAAAGGTAATTCCTGTAAGCGGCGCAAAGGATCTGGACTTTGTTTTAAAGCTAGAGAGCAGCAAAAAAGAGCTTTTTGTGGGAGAGGCGTTTGACTTGACGCTCACATTTAAGCAAAGAAGCGATGCAGAGGCGGTTGACAGTGAATTTACTCCGCCTGAGCTAAAGGGTTTTTGGATAAAAAGCGAGTCTGAGCCAAAGAGGTATCAGGATTCAAAATATACAATTACCGAGATAGTCTACTCTCTGGCTCCTCAAAGAGCAGGGGAGCTGAAAATCCCGCAGGCGCAGATGAGAATAGCCTCAAGAGGTTCAAGAGCGAGCAACTGGGGAGATTGGATACCTACAATAAAGTGGAAAACATACTTTTCAAACGAGCTTAGCTTTGATGTAAAACCGCTTCCATCTGGAGTTACCTTGGTTGGAGATTTTGCCATAGAGGCGGTTGCAGACAAGAGAGAGATCAAAGCGAACGAAGCGGTAAACATAACTATAACTCTCAGCGGGGATGGCAACTTTGAGGACATCAAAAGCTTTAAGCCTGCTATGGATGATGTGGCAGTATTTGATGAGAAGATCTCTGTAGAGGGCAATAAGCTTACCCAAAAGATAGCTTTTGTCTCAGATAGGGATTTTACCATTCCCTCTTTTTCGCTGCGCTATTTTGATCCTGAGACAAAAGAGGTAAAAGAGCTCTCTACAAAAGAGATAAAGATAGATGTCACAAATGAGCTCTCAAGAGAGGAGCTTGTCATCAAAAAAGAGGAGAGAGCTTCTGTTGGGCAGACTCAGGGAGCATCTGTAAGTAAAGAGTACGACATGCTTACCCTTATAATTATCTTTATAGGCGGAGTGGCGGCTGGCATTGCTATTATGCTTTATAGACCGAATTTCAGTTTTGAAAAAAGAGCAAAAGAGGGCTCTATAAAAGATCCAAAGATCCTTCTGACAAAACTTCTGCCTTTTAAAGATGACAAAGAGGTTGCCAAGATGGTAGAGATATTGGAGAAGAATATCTACTTAAACGAGAAGACAGAAATAGATAAAAAAGCCCTAAAAGAGCTCTTAAAGAGGTATGGGGTTAACTAA
- a CDS encoding vWA domain-containing protein, whose protein sequence is MIFLHPEFLYYMLPPLFILFGLLLTQKEQFATFFAPDVIERLRAETNSLTLKARNALFFLVGFFMIVALAQPAIKEGTIEVKAKSADIMIAIDISDSMLAPDIYPNRLEAAKSKVLTLLDEAPNERIGIVAFAKNSYLVSPLSFDTAAVAFLLRKLDTSSITEKGTDFLSVLDVVSKAEKDKDKKYLLILSDGGDKDDFSQEIKRAKKNNITVFVLGIATQKGSPIKLADGTLVKHKGEIIISKLNENIAELATKTGGVYIQSTTSSDDIKRMFKEITQISEEKELKSEEIQKHTPLFYYPLAIALLILLIATSSLGRVKNAASLFVLSFAFFTTPSAEAGVLDFMDLKKAKEAYESGSYSEAANLYNEHAQNSQNPQSYYNAANAYYKDEKYKEAIESYKKAAFEEDELKAKSLSNLGNAYAKSGDLQKAIESYESSLEIIDDQETRENLQEVNKLLEEQKSDSKDGDDKQEKQDKEEKQEQSDKNQDSKSDESGDKDSSKKDEKGDKEQESKDEKSEEEESETKESEESKTEQKSKEKDMKEDEKNDENGSHGSAEMQNETMSDEEEQKWIKQLNSGNATFLYRLNDEDETQKNSDEKPW, encoded by the coding sequence ATGATATTTTTGCACCCTGAGTTTCTCTACTATATGCTGCCTCCGCTCTTTATTCTCTTTGGATTGCTGCTTACCCAAAAGGAGCAGTTTGCAACCTTTTTTGCTCCGGATGTGATCGAGAGGCTTCGAGCAGAGACAAACTCTTTGACTCTAAAAGCAAGAAATGCGCTCTTTTTTCTCGTGGGATTTTTTATGATAGTCGCACTTGCCCAGCCCGCTATAAAAGAGGGTACAATTGAAGTAAAAGCAAAGAGCGCAGACATTATGATAGCCATAGATATATCAGATTCTATGCTCGCACCCGACATCTATCCTAACAGACTTGAAGCTGCAAAATCAAAAGTGCTTACGCTTTTGGATGAAGCTCCAAATGAGCGCATAGGAATAGTGGCTTTTGCAAAAAACTCCTATCTCGTCTCGCCGCTTAGTTTTGACACCGCCGCCGTAGCATTTCTGCTTCGCAAGCTTGATACGTCATCTATAACAGAGAAGGGAACAGATTTCCTCTCCGTCTTGGATGTCGTTAGCAAAGCTGAGAAAGATAAGGATAAAAAGTATCTTCTCATACTAAGTGACGGCGGAGACAAAGATGATTTTTCGCAGGAGATCAAAAGAGCTAAAAAGAACAATATCACTGTTTTTGTACTGGGTATCGCCACACAAAAAGGCTCGCCTATAAAGCTAGCTGACGGAACTCTTGTAAAACACAAAGGCGAGATAATCATCTCAAAGCTAAATGAGAATATTGCAGAGTTGGCGACAAAGACAGGGGGTGTATATATACAGAGCACGACATCTTCAGATGATATAAAGAGGATGTTTAAGGAGATAACCCAGATAAGCGAGGAGAAGGAGCTAAAAAGCGAAGAGATACAGAAGCACACACCTCTTTTTTACTATCCTTTGGCAATTGCGCTCCTTATCCTCCTTATTGCTACAAGCTCACTTGGCAGGGTTAAAAATGCAGCATCTCTGTTTGTTCTCTCTTTTGCTTTTTTTACTACTCCCTCAGCAGAAGCCGGAGTCTTGGACTTTATGGATCTAAAAAAGGCAAAAGAGGCTTATGAGAGCGGCAGTTACTCTGAGGCGGCAAACCTCTACAATGAGCACGCACAAAACTCTCAAAACCCGCAAAGCTACTACAATGCGGCAAATGCCTACTATAAAGATGAAAAGTATAAAGAGGCGATAGAGTCGTATAAAAAAGCGGCTTTTGAGGAAGATGAGCTAAAAGCGAAGAGTCTCTCTAACCTCGGAAACGCCTATGCGAAGTCGGGCGATCTGCAAAAGGCTATTGAGTCGTATGAGAGCTCTTTGGAGATAATAGATGACCAAGAGACAAGAGAGAACTTGCAAGAGGTCAACAAGCTTTTAGAGGAGCAAAAGAGCGACTCAAAAGATGGGGATGATAAGCAAGAGAAGCAAGACAAAGAAGAGAAACAGGAGCAAAGCGATAAGAATCAGGACTCAAAATCTGATGAGAGCGGCGATAAAGATAGCTCCAAAAAAGATGAGAAGGGTGATAAAGAGCAAGAGTCAAAAGATGAAAAGTCTGAAGAGGAAGAGTCTGAAACAAAAGAGAGCGAAGAGAGTAAAACAGAGCAAAAGAGTAAAGAAAAAGATATGAAAGAGGACGAAAAAAACGATGAGAACGGCTCGCACGGCTCGGCGGAGATGCAAAATGAGACAATGAGCGATGAAGAGGAGCAGAAGTGGATAAAGCAGCTTAACTCCGGCAATGCTACATTTCTTTATAGACTAAACGATGAAGATGAGACCCAAAAAAATTCAGATGAGAAACCATGGTAG
- a CDS encoding vWA domain-containing protein, translated as MFDGIYFEFPQIASLIFLFLLCSFLCKMKLPSIYFPHTAEFLKRSVSASKTLLFLKWLGIAGMILALMSPVKDEPYELEPKEGYEIALILDASESMQAEGFDAQNHYLTRFDVVKEIVGEFVKERQNDNIGLVVFGAFSFIASPPTYDADILNKILSQLSIGMAGKYTALNTSLAQGVNLLKMGDSKTKIAILLTDGYSTPQIDKIPLDVAIDMAKKEGVKVYPIGIGMPHEYNQDVLLRIANESGGVAFGASNANELKEVYKTIDKLEKSEIRGESFTNVNYYYQFPLFISLLSLMLYVYLRNKRGYA; from the coding sequence ATGTTTGATGGGATCTACTTTGAGTTTCCACAAATTGCATCTCTTATTTTTCTTTTTCTTCTCTGCTCTTTTCTTTGCAAGATGAAGCTTCCATCAATCTACTTTCCACATACGGCAGAGTTTTTAAAGCGTAGCGTATCGGCATCAAAAACACTTCTCTTTTTAAAGTGGCTAGGAATTGCAGGAATGATACTCGCACTAATGTCGCCCGTAAAAGATGAGCCTTATGAACTCGAGCCAAAAGAGGGGTATGAAATAGCTCTTATTCTGGATGCTTCAGAGTCCATGCAGGCGGAGGGGTTTGATGCCCAAAACCACTACTTGACAAGGTTTGACGTAGTCAAAGAGATCGTAGGCGAGTTTGTCAAAGAGAGGCAAAACGATAACATAGGTCTGGTTGTATTTGGCGCGTTCTCTTTTATTGCCTCGCCTCCTACGTATGATGCGGATATATTGAACAAGATACTCTCGCAGCTCTCTATCGGAATGGCTGGAAAATATACGGCACTTAATACTTCTTTGGCGCAGGGTGTAAACCTCTTAAAGATGGGTGACTCCAAGACAAAAATAGCGATATTGCTAACGGATGGCTACTCCACTCCTCAGATCGACAAGATACCGCTTGACGTGGCAATAGATATGGCAAAGAAAGAGGGCGTCAAGGTCTACCCGATAGGCATAGGAATGCCGCATGAGTATAATCAGGACGTACTGCTGCGCATTGCCAACGAGAGCGGCGGAGTGGCGTTTGGAGCTTCGAATGCGAATGAGCTAAAAGAGGTCTACAAAACGATAGACAAGCTTGAGAAGTCAGAGATAAGGGGAGAGAGTTTTACAAATGTAAACTATTACTATCAGTTCCCTCTTTTTATCTCTCTGCTCTCGCTGATGCTCTATGTATATCTTAGAAACAAAAGGGGTTACGCATGA
- the bamA gene encoding outer membrane protein assembly factor BamA: MRKILALFVILLAVNSFAYTIKSIKYDGMVNMSESVALRMLKFEVGESVDEKMLDESIKAYYKQGYFEDIWTTVDEEGVLTFHFKEKPLISNIELKGWKENDSEIKESVIQIKVGSLYDEKKLEAAKKRIIDMINQDGKIDSVVEIQKELLENGSYKITFLVNEGEEIVIEELLYSGVSGLESDDFDDMIANKEREFMGWFWGRNDGKMRVNDLAYDPLRIRDLYMQHGYLDIDVKEPFAKVNFDNYTAEISYQVSEGEVYNISAITIDQQKHVIEEEKIRELIKLEIGEPFNVETFRNDSQRIKTLIADQSYAFVQIVPDLKKDKEKREVEVVFKIMPGEKVKIRNVIISGNSRTLDRIIRRELYLGPGDMYSLTDLSDSRNALGRLGFFDGNTIEEKRVDNHTMDLVVKVKEAPTGNIQLGGGYGSYGGLLVSVAVDDRNVWGSGINVGVKAERSSLTSNYSFSMSNPRLNDSDFSGNFSLYTSDYEYNDYTVMSDGFTAGVGHRFTRYISGHVGYGYSANSYEFDDTNTTLDTFYFEDYSKSSVTLSAKFDNTDDFYLPRNGFMFSQSVEYAGLGADADFFKSRTNFSAYKGLEDWFGFDVVARYKARFYYVKEIGFLPIAERFYMGGIGSVRGYESYSLSPTIVNTDPNETDDRRVGGEYTASNSFELSFPLVPKAKMRLVTYLDWGYIGASGSALVSDAGSSDYLSNNISRGGFGAGLEWFSPVGPIQLMFSKPLGEEEGDKTAVFEFTMGQRF; the protein is encoded by the coding sequence ATGAGAAAAATTTTAGCACTCTTTGTCATCTTGCTGGCGGTAAACTCCTTTGCTTACACGATAAAATCAATTAAATATGATGGCATGGTCAACATGTCAGAGTCCGTAGCACTTAGAATGCTAAAGTTTGAGGTAGGTGAGAGCGTCGATGAGAAGATGCTTGACGAATCTATCAAGGCATACTACAAGCAGGGGTACTTTGAAGATATCTGGACCACGGTAGATGAAGAGGGCGTTTTAACATTTCACTTTAAAGAGAAACCTCTTATATCGAACATAGAGCTGAAGGGCTGGAAAGAGAATGACAGCGAGATAAAAGAGAGCGTTATTCAGATAAAGGTCGGCTCGCTTTATGATGAGAAAAAGCTCGAAGCGGCAAAAAAAAGAATCATAGATATGATAAATCAAGACGGCAAGATCGACAGTGTCGTGGAGATTCAAAAAGAGCTTCTGGAAAATGGAAGTTATAAGATCACGTTCTTGGTCAACGAAGGCGAAGAGATAGTTATCGAAGAGCTTCTCTACAGCGGAGTATCTGGACTTGAGAGCGATGATTTTGACGATATGATCGCTAATAAAGAGAGAGAGTTTATGGGTTGGTTCTGGGGAAGAAATGACGGCAAGATGCGCGTTAACGATCTGGCTTACGATCCTCTTAGAATCCGCGACCTATATATGCAGCACGGTTACTTGGATATTGATGTAAAAGAGCCGTTTGCAAAAGTAAATTTTGACAACTATACGGCGGAGATAAGCTATCAGGTAAGCGAGGGTGAGGTATATAACATTAGCGCGATCACGATAGATCAGCAAAAACACGTAATAGAAGAGGAGAAGATAAGAGAACTTATAAAGCTTGAGATCGGCGAGCCTTTTAACGTTGAGACCTTCCGTAACGACTCTCAAAGAATAAAGACCCTTATCGCAGACCAGAGCTACGCTTTTGTTCAGATAGTTCCCGATCTTAAAAAAGATAAAGAGAAGAGAGAAGTTGAGGTTGTCTTTAAGATCATGCCGGGAGAGAAAGTCAAAATAAGAAACGTCATAATCTCAGGAAACAGCAGAACGCTTGACAGGATCATAAGAAGAGAGCTCTATCTGGGACCTGGAGATATGTACTCGCTCACAGATCTCTCCGACTCTAGAAACGCACTCGGTCGTCTTGGTTTTTTTGACGGAAATACCATAGAAGAGAAAAGAGTAGACAATCATACGATGGATCTGGTAGTTAAAGTAAAAGAGGCTCCAACAGGTAATATCCAGCTCGGAGGCGGGTACGGAAGTTATGGCGGTCTTCTTGTGAGCGTAGCGGTAGATGACAGAAATGTCTGGGGCTCAGGCATAAACGTAGGTGTTAAAGCAGAGCGCTCATCTTTGACATCAAACTACTCTTTTAGTATGTCTAACCCTAGATTAAATGACAGCGATTTCAGCGGTAACTTCTCTTTGTATACCTCTGACTACGAGTATAACGACTATACCGTTATGTCTGACGGATTTACGGCAGGAGTCGGACATAGATTTACAAGATATATCAGCGGACACGTAGGGTATGGCTATTCGGCAAACAGTTATGAGTTTGATGATACAAATACTACTCTTGATACCTTCTATTTTGAAGATTACTCAAAAAGTTCGGTCACACTCAGTGCGAAGTTTGATAATACTGATGACTTCTATCTTCCAAGAAACGGTTTTATGTTCTCTCAAAGTGTAGAGTATGCAGGTCTGGGAGCAGATGCGGATTTTTTCAAAAGCAGAACGAACTTCAGCGCATATAAAGGACTTGAAGATTGGTTTGGATTTGATGTAGTAGCAAGATATAAGGCAAGATTTTATTATGTAAAAGAGATTGGCTTTTTACCGATTGCCGAGAGATTCTACATGGGTGGTATAGGTAGTGTTAGAGGATATGAGTCATACTCACTTTCACCAACGATCGTAAATACGGATCCAAACGAAACAGACGATAGAAGAGTCGGAGGCGAATACACTGCATCTAACAGTTTTGAGCTTAGTTTTCCTCTTGTACCAAAGGCTAAGATGCGTTTAGTGACATATCTTGACTGGGGTTATATAGGTGCTTCAGGAAGTGCGCTTGTGAGTGATGCAGGCAGTTCTGATTATCTCTCAAACAATATCTCACGCGGCGGTTTTGGTGCAGGGCTTGAGTGGTTCTCACCTGTTGGACCTATCCAGTTGATGTTCTCAAAGCCTCTAGGAGAAGAAGAGGGTGACAAGACTGCCGTATTTGAGTTTACTATGGGACAGAGATTTTAA
- a CDS encoding DUF58 domain-containing protein — protein MSKLQKILVRARRQVFSEMVGNNPSIFQGEGYDFIELREYMPGDDIRHIDWNITAKMQKPFIKIFREERELSVVVVSVLNGSVHFGSKRFKQEAIAEVAALLGFSTLKNGDLLSSYIFTDEMVSHAKPSKKLSSVQKSVEEILSFDAINKKVDFKFIADTLFKRLKRKSLILIIGDYFEIPDFRLLARKHEVLSVIVRDHLEENPPEMGFASLIDPQSGAVLEGDFNASSVRTYSQKVAAHDHRLFERLRRDGIRFTKVYTDSIAGVKLRRLFEGR, from the coding sequence ATGAGCAAACTGCAAAAGATATTGGTTCGCGCAAGACGTCAGGTCTTTAGTGAAATGGTCGGAAACAACCCATCCATCTTTCAGGGTGAGGGGTATGACTTTATCGAGCTTCGTGAATATATGCCCGGTGATGACATCCGCCATATTGATTGGAATATCACCGCCAAGATGCAAAAACCATTTATTAAGATATTTCGCGAAGAGAGAGAGCTCAGCGTTGTAGTGGTCTCTGTCTTAAACGGAAGCGTGCATTTTGGCTCAAAGAGATTTAAACAAGAAGCCATCGCCGAAGTTGCCGCACTTTTGGGTTTTTCAACGCTTAAAAACGGTGATCTTCTAAGCTCTTACATCTTTACAGATGAGATGGTCTCGCACGCAAAACCGAGCAAAAAACTCTCTTCCGTGCAAAAAAGCGTAGAGGAGATACTCTCTTTTGACGCCATCAATAAAAAAGTAGATTTCAAGTTTATCGCAGACACGCTCTTTAAAAGGCTTAAGAGAAAATCGCTTATCTTGATTATCGGCGACTACTTTGAAATACCCGACTTCAGGCTTCTGGCAAGAAAACATGAGGTGCTCTCTGTCATAGTGAGAGACCATCTTGAAGAGAATCCGCCAGAGATGGGATTTGCATCGCTTATCGACCCCCAGAGCGGCGCGGTCTTAGAGGGCGATTTTAACGCTTCAAGTGTTAGAACATACAGCCAAAAAGTAGCGGCACATGACCACAGACTCTTCGAGAGACTAAGACGTGACGGCATCAGATTTACAAAAGTGTATACCGACAGCATCGCAGGCGTAAAGCTTCGTAGACTTTTTGAGGGCAGATAA
- a CDS encoding Ppx/GppA phosphatase family protein, translated as MAKRVAVIDIGSNSVRMVIYEKTSRFAFHILHEAKSRVRISENAYQNGGNLQEIPMQRAFDALSDFLSIVSSFKARKTLCIATSALRDAPNKKDFINRIRNSLGLNIKVIDGEKEAYLGAVACINLLPQQKDALSIDIGGGSTEFSLIDGQKMSSNISVNLGTVRLKELFFDKGDIDGAKKYIDSQLQQLDGTNISTVIGIGGTFRAISNGILSKSGYPIDKLHAYEPNYEEFEKVLEKIVKSDEDELKDLGIKSSRFDVIKPGALILLRVFKKFNIQKLVTSGAGVREGLFLTDLLRNSNDRFPANYNTSVRYILDAHIDNHEYANQLSKVSKMLFDLTHKELGIEERYRYELSVAAKLCMSGNNIHYYSHNKNSYNLIKDALEFGFTHKQIILIATLTRYAKRKLPSQSHIQKFKELLPDSEQLEALSFLLSLAVALLGHYPRNIDFTLSFEDSELKIHSKNSLYLAKESIKKLDMMPKNSINISFY; from the coding sequence TTGGCAAAACGCGTAGCAGTCATAGATATAGGTTCTAACTCTGTTAGAATGGTTATCTATGAAAAAACTTCTCGTTTTGCGTTTCACATACTCCATGAGGCAAAAAGTAGGGTAAGAATATCCGAAAACGCCTATCAAAATGGCGGGAATCTACAAGAGATTCCCATGCAAAGAGCCTTTGATGCTCTTAGCGACTTTCTATCTATCGTCTCCTCATTCAAAGCAAGAAAAACACTCTGTATTGCAACCTCTGCACTTAGAGATGCTCCAAATAAAAAAGATTTTATTAACAGAATCAGAAACTCCCTTGGTCTAAATATAAAGGTCATTGACGGAGAGAAAGAAGCATATCTTGGAGCTGTTGCATGTATAAACCTTCTGCCGCAGCAAAAAGATGCACTAAGCATCGACATAGGCGGCGGCTCTACTGAGTTCTCACTTATAGACGGGCAGAAAATGAGCTCGAATATCTCGGTTAATCTTGGAACCGTAAGACTTAAAGAGCTCTTTTTTGACAAAGGCGACATAGACGGTGCTAAAAAATATATAGATTCTCAACTGCAACAGCTTGATGGGACAAATATATCTACCGTGATCGGCATCGGCGGAACATTTAGAGCAATATCAAATGGCATATTGAGCAAAAGCGGCTACCCGATAGACAAACTTCATGCTTATGAACCAAACTATGAAGAGTTTGAAAAAGTACTTGAAAAAATTGTCAAATCAGATGAAGATGAGCTCAAAGATCTTGGGATTAAAAGCAGTAGATTCGATGTCATAAAACCGGGTGCGCTTATTCTTTTGAGGGTATTTAAAAAGTTTAATATCCAAAAGCTTGTAACAAGCGGTGCAGGAGTGAGAGAGGGTCTCTTTTTGACAGATCTGCTTAGAAACTCAAACGATAGATTTCCTGCAAACTACAACACTTCCGTAAGATATATTCTAGATGCTCATATTGACAACCATGAATATGCAAATCAGCTCAGCAAAGTCTCTAAAATGCTCTTTGACCTGACACATAAAGAGCTTGGCATAGAAGAGAGATACCGTTATGAACTCTCAGTTGCCGCAAAGCTCTGCATGAGCGGAAACAATATCCACTACTATTCGCACAATAAGAACAGCTACAACCTTATAAAAGATGCTCTGGAGTTTGGATTTACCCATAAGCAGATAATCTTGATAGCAACACTAACAAGATATGCGAAAAGAAAACTCCCTTCACAATCTCATATACAGAAGTTTAAAGAGCTTCTGCCGGACTCTGAGCAGTTGGAGGCTCTAAGCTTTCTTCTCTCTTTGGCTGTGGCACTTTTAGGCCACTACCCTCGAAATATAGATTTCACACTCAGCTTTGAAGACTCAGAACTTAAAATTCACTCCAAGAACAGTCTCTATCTTGCAAAAGAGAGCATCAAAAAACTAGATATGATGCCAAAGAATAGCATTAATATCTCGTTTTATTAA
- a CDS encoding DUF4381 domain-containing protein produces the protein MAQEQSYDIPLHDIKPIVEVQEYSLYYFLGIVSIALLLVVALGYLIYKYFKKRNAFNLRKENFRLLSSLDLKNTKESAYLITSLGATFKDDSPRHKEMYENLTNRLEEYKYKKEVQEFSQETLGYIELYKEMIDV, from the coding sequence ATGGCACAAGAGCAGAGTTATGATATCCCGCTTCATGATATAAAGCCTATTGTAGAGGTGCAGGAGTATTCGCTCTACTACTTTTTAGGCATTGTCTCTATTGCGCTTCTTTTGGTTGTGGCACTCGGTTATCTCATCTATAAGTACTTTAAAAAACGCAATGCCTTTAATCTGCGAAAAGAGAACTTCAGGCTTCTAAGCTCGCTTGATCTCAAAAATACAAAAGAGAGCGCATATCTCATTACCTCACTGGGAGCTACGTTCAAAGATGACAGTCCAAGACACAAAGAGATGTATGAAAACCTCACAAACCGCCTTGAGGAGTACAAGTACAAAAAAGAGGTGCAGGAGTTTAGCCAAGAGACTTTGGGCTATATAGAGCTTTACAAGGAGATGATCGATGTTTGA
- a CDS encoding prephenate dehydrogenase, giving the protein MKVAIVGLGLMGGSLALSLKKLDFIESIVGSDHNKIHQQEAIMLGLVDEIVEFEDVKNYDVIFLAIPVDGIIRALESLTDIKKSTTVIDLGSTKTKIIASIPPSIRENFVAAHPMTGTENFGPSAAIENLYKDKAVVLCDIERSGELQADIAKKIFSSLEMKKYFMSAKSHDRHAAFISHMPHAISYSLANTVMNQENKHNILALAAGGFRSMSRLAKSSANMWEDIFRQNRENLLEAIELFENELTILKGHIQNEEWEEVHKNIEAGNRLHDILD; this is encoded by the coding sequence ATGAAAGTTGCAATTGTAGGACTTGGACTCATGGGCGGCTCTTTAGCTTTGAGTCTTAAAAAACTGGATTTTATTGAGAGTATCGTGGGGAGCGATCACAATAAAATCCACCAGCAAGAGGCTATTATGCTTGGTCTTGTTGATGAAATAGTAGAATTTGAAGACGTAAAAAATTATGATGTTATTTTTCTGGCAATTCCGGTAGATGGCATCATAAGAGCACTAGAGAGCCTTACAGATATAAAGAAGAGCACGACGGTTATTGACCTTGGAAGTACCAAAACAAAGATCATCGCCTCTATTCCACCGAGTATTAGAGAAAATTTTGTAGCCGCTCACCCGATGACGGGAACGGAGAACTTCGGTCCGAGTGCCGCGATTGAGAACCTATACAAAGATAAAGCCGTAGTACTGTGTGATATAGAGCGCAGCGGAGAACTTCAAGCCGACATTGCCAAAAAGATATTTAGCTCACTTGAGATGAAAAAGTACTTTATGTCGGCAAAGAGCCATGACCGTCATGCCGCATTTATCTCTCATATGCCTCATGCCATCTCATACTCACTGGCTAACACGGTTATGAACCAAGAGAACAAGCACAACATCCTTGCACTTGCTGCTGGTGGTTTTCGTTCAATGAGCCGTTTGGCAAAGAGTTCTGCAAATATGTGGGAAGATATTTTCAGACAAAACAGAGAAAACCTGCTCGAAGCGATAGAGCTTTTTGAAAACGAGCTAACCATCTTAAAGGGGCATATACAAAACGAAGAGTGGGAAGAGGTTCATAAAAATATAGAAGCCGGAAACAGGCTTCACGATATTTTAGATTAG